Below is a window of Campylobacter canadensis DNA.
TGAAGATAAAAGTTTTAGTGTAAAAAATAACTCTTTTTGGCAAAGTGTTTATGAGATATCTTTTACTTTTCATAGAGTAAAATTTGCCCCTATTTATTTAAGTTTGCTTTTATTTGCTTGCGGAATTTTAGCTTGCGTATTTATCTATAAAGCAATGCAAATGTATGCAATTAAAAAGAAAAAAGCAAATTATCTAGCCTTAGCAAATTCTGCATTTTTTTCTTGTTTTAATGCAAGTATTGCTTATTTAATAGCAAATAAAATTCTTTCAGCGGATTTAGCAAATAGAGCTTTAATGGAGCAAAGTTTCTTTTATGCAATCTTTGTTTTAAGCTTTGCATTGAGTTTTATTTTTTATAAAAAGCAAAGTATTTTAAATTATTTTAGCATTGCATTACTTGTAATTTTATTGCTTTGTGATTTTATTTTTTCATATTATTCTATTGTAACCGTAGGTTTTAATATAATGTGGATAATATTTATAATATTTTTTGCAAGGAGAAAAAATGGTTTTGTTATTTAATATAATAGCTGCTTTATGCGTATTTTTTAACTATGCTAAAATTGCTTTAGCTATATTTGCAATTAGCTTTATAGCTATGTTTTTCACGCAATCTTTTGCTTTATCTTTTTTACTTTTTGTAGCTTCAATAATATTTTTTGTACCACTTAGCGTTTTATTTAAGGTAAAAAAATGAACTTAAGCCGTGATGAAATTTTTTCAGCTACAGATGTTGCAAGAAATTTCACAACTATTTTAAAAAAAATAGAAACTAATAAAAAGGTTTTTGTTATGAAAAATAATAAATTCCAATGCGTAATGCTAAGTATTAACGAATACGAAAAATTACAAAACGCCTTAGTAGTTCTTGAAGCAATTTATAAAGAAAGAAAAAAACAAAATGGCAAAGATTAAATTAAATGAAATCTCGCTTAGCTATCTTTTAGAAGATGGCTTAGCAAAAAATAATCATACTTGTTTAATCTTGCACGGTTGGGGTGCAAATAAAGAATTTATGAAAGATATTTTTTTAAAACAAGTAAAAAATAATTTTGAAAAAATAATATTTTTAGATTTGCCTGGTTTTGGAAATAGCAATGAGCCTTTAAAAAGCTTTGATAGCTTTGAATGCTTAGATATTGTTGTGGAATTTTTAAATAAAATTAATCTAAATATAAACTGTATTTTAGGGCATTCTTACGGGGCAAAACTAGCAGCACTTTATGCAAGTAAATATAAATTAGATAAATTAATCTTAATTGCTAGTGCTGGTATTGTGCTTAAAAAATCTTTTAAAACTAGATTAAAAATTAAAATTAGCAAGTGTTTAAAAATGCTTAAAATAAATAAAAATCCCTTTATTAGCAAAGATGCTATTAATTTAAGCAAAGTTATGTATGAGAGTTTTAAAAGAGTTGTTGATGAGGATTTTTCTTCTTATTTTTCTTCTATATCTTCTAAAACACTTATTTTATGGGGTAAAGAAGATGATGCAACCAAGCTTCAAGCAGGTAAAATACTACATTCTTTAATAAAAAATTCGTATTTTTTTGAATTTAGTGGTAATCATTTTTTCTTTATTCAAAATGATACATCTTTGATTATTAAAGACTTTTTAAATGATGAATTAAATAATAAAACATTCTAGGAAAACAATGCATTTTAATACTAATGATTTACATATTTTACTGTTTATTTCTTTTGTAATTTTTTGTTCTCCATATATTTCTAAGGTTACAAAATTACCCACTTTAGCAGTAGAAATAATCTTAGGTGCTATTGCTGGAGCATTTGGAATTATTAGTAAAACCCCAGCTTTTGAACTTGCATCTAGCATTGGTTTTTCTTATTTAATGTTTATTGCAGGACTTGAAGTTAGTTTAAGAGATTTTTTTAAGCTTAATCTAAAACAAGTAAAAGAAATTTTATTTTTTTATATAATTTTATATGCTCTTTCAACAATAATTGCATTCATTTTTAATCTTAGTTATATGATTAGTATTATTTTACCTATTATGAGTGTTGGTTTAATTAGTATTTTATATAAAGATTACAAAATAACACCAAACTGGCTGAATTTATCAATGATAAGTGCTGCTTTAGGCGAGGTTATTAGTATTATAATTCTTACTTTAATAAATAGTTTTTCAAGCTCTAGCGATACATTGCAAGTTATTTTATCTGTTTTATATATTTTGTTTTTTTTATGTGTATTTTTATTTATTTATTATATTTTTTCAGTTTTATTTTGGTGGTTTCCTGCTTTAAAAGAAGTAATAGTACCAAATTCAACCGACAAAGCTGAAAGAGATATAAGATTTAGTATATCTTTATGGATTGTTGCTGTTGCACTTGTAATATATTTTGATTTTGAAATAGCTTTAGGAGCTTTTTTAGCTGGAATTTTTATCTCAAGCTTTTTTGGGCATAAAAAAGAGCTAGAACATAAATTAAGCTCATTAGGGCATCCATTTTTAATACCTATATTTTTTATTTTTGTAGGTCTTAGTTTAGATTTTTCTTTACTTAATTTAGAGCTTATTTTACTTTCGCTTTCAATGGTTTTAGCTATGGCTATTACTCGCTTAATTGCTTCTTTTGTATTTTATTCAAGTTTAAAATTAGAATGTATTTTATTAGCTTTTAGTACCTGTATGCCGCTAACTTTATTAATAGCTTTTGCAACCTTAGGACAAAAATTAAAATTGATTGATTCTACTCTTTACATTGCTTTAATTCTTGCTGCATTAATTGAAGGAGTGCTTTTTATGTATTTAATTCCTAAGCTAGCGTTACTAATTGAAACAAAAAGAAAATAAAAATCACATTTTTGATACATTATTACTCATTTATAGATTATGATATAAATATCATTTATAAAAAGGAGTAAAAAATGACTAACAAAGCTAAATTAAGCTATGATGGAAAAGAGTATGAATTTGATGTTTTAGAAGGCACAAGAGGACCAAAGGTTATTAATATGTCTTCGCTTTATTCTCAAACTGGAATGTTTGCACTTGATGAAGGTTTAACCTCTACTGCAACTTGTAAGTCTGAAATAACTTACATAAATGGTGAAGCAGGAGAATTAAGGCATCGTGGTTATGAAATTGAATGGCTTGCTGAAAATAAAACATTCTTAGATGTTGTGCATTTGCTTTTATATAAAGAACTGCCAAGCAAAGAAAGATTAGATGCTTTTAGATATGAACTAAAAAAACGCTCATTTATTCACGAAGGTATGCATAAATTATTTGATGCCTTTCCTGATGATGCTCATCCAATGGCTATTATGCAAGCAAGTGTTGCTGCTCTTTCTACATTTTATCCTGACCATTTAAATATGGATAAACATGAAGATTATATGGAAATGGCTGCAAGAATAATTGCAAAAATTCCTACAATAGCTGCAAGTGCTTATAGATATAAACACGGTTATCCAATGGCTTATCCAAATCTTGATAGAGGTTTTACTGAAAACTTTTTATATATGTTAAGAACATACCCATACGACCATGTTGAATTAAGACCAATTGAGGTTAAAGCACTTGATACTGTATTTATGTTGCACGCTGACCATGAACAAAATGCCTCAACTAGCGTTGTTCGCTCTGTTGGTAGTACTCACGCTCATCCTTATAGCTGTATTTCTAGTGCTATTGGTGCATTATGGGGACATGCGCATGGTGGTGCAAATGAAGGTGTTATTAGAATGCTTGAAATGATTGCTACCCCTGATAGAGTTGATGAATTTATTAAAAGAGCAAAAGATAAAAATGACCCATTTAGATTAATGGGCTTTGGACATAGAGTGTATAAAAACTTTGACCCAAGAGCTAAGGTACTTAAAAAATTAAGAGACCAATTAGTAGATGAAATTGGCATTGATGCAAACTTTATGAAAGTTGCACAAAGAATTGAAGATATTGCTTTAAATGATGAATATT
It encodes the following:
- a CDS encoding type II toxin-antitoxin system Phd/YefM family antitoxin; this translates as MNLSRDEIFSATDVARNFTTILKKIETNKKVFVMKNNKFQCVMLSINEYEKLQNALVVLEAIYKERKKQNGKD
- a CDS encoding citrate synthase — encoded protein: MTNKAKLSYDGKEYEFDVLEGTRGPKVINMSSLYSQTGMFALDEGLTSTATCKSEITYINGEAGELRHRGYEIEWLAENKTFLDVVHLLLYKELPSKERLDAFRYELKKRSFIHEGMHKLFDAFPDDAHPMAIMQASVAALSTFYPDHLNMDKHEDYMEMAARIIAKIPTIAASAYRYKHGYPMAYPNLDRGFTENFLYMLRTYPYDHVELRPIEVKALDTVFMLHADHEQNASTSVVRSVGSTHAHPYSCISSAIGALWGHAHGGANEGVIRMLEMIATPDRVDEFIKRAKDKNDPFRLMGFGHRVYKNFDPRAKVLKKLRDQLVDEIGIDANFMKVAQRIEDIALNDEYFVSRGLYPNVDFHSGLILKALGIPNEMFAVLFVIGRIPGWISQLVEQKEAPLKIVRPRQLYVGK
- a CDS encoding alpha/beta fold hydrolase, whose amino-acid sequence is MAKIKLNEISLSYLLEDGLAKNNHTCLILHGWGANKEFMKDIFLKQVKNNFEKIIFLDLPGFGNSNEPLKSFDSFECLDIVVEFLNKINLNINCILGHSYGAKLAALYASKYKLDKLILIASAGIVLKKSFKTRLKIKISKCLKMLKINKNPFISKDAINLSKVMYESFKRVVDEDFSSYFSSISSKTLILWGKEDDATKLQAGKILHSLIKNSYFFEFSGNHFFFIQNDTSLIIKDFLNDELNNKTF
- a CDS encoding cation:proton antiporter is translated as MHFNTNDLHILLFISFVIFCSPYISKVTKLPTLAVEIILGAIAGAFGIISKTPAFELASSIGFSYLMFIAGLEVSLRDFFKLNLKQVKEILFFYIILYALSTIIAFIFNLSYMISIILPIMSVGLISILYKDYKITPNWLNLSMISAALGEVISIIILTLINSFSSSSDTLQVILSVLYILFFLCVFLFIYYIFSVLFWWFPALKEVIVPNSTDKAERDIRFSISLWIVAVALVIYFDFEIALGAFLAGIFISSFFGHKKELEHKLSSLGHPFLIPIFFIFVGLSLDFSLLNLELILLSLSMVLAMAITRLIASFVFYSSLKLECILLAFSTCMPLTLLIAFATLGQKLKLIDSTLYIALILAALIEGVLFMYLIPKLALLIETKRK